A genomic segment from Ptychodera flava strain L36383 chromosome 19, AS_Pfla_20210202, whole genome shotgun sequence encodes:
- the LOC139118976 gene encoding uncharacterized protein isoform X1: MCDRSPSKMADNDALSRLVEDDTASNRGTGKRCRGKSLTFIYLNCYFVTIATILGTGILGLPVTLSSSGLYPFLVSFAIGYIIQGLLIYFFTDLLQRAYAVQAEKGKQVEQSGCTEEQALGTEQESIPLQQVEDEDDDDEEDEVFSRDNVQNGGSKVDFSDGMLAGHVIIPKGEEIQYPNLHMLGALFLPCCIRQLFDVVIFLHFIAILISYALAGSEAYAVLINTNHLYVIPVFVWVLAFAIVFARSCIQPVVSVLTFIKGSLLVATVAVTFIIGTEVANEVDNDFRYIGSPFLMGTVALGGVINVMPMLFGKIAPVETQVKGFFRSVFAGLTTCAVLNIIWCWAILEIVPQLDCLPGLMGRQVADNSSMVTPSAQPTSTGTAAVSIATATATQTAKQTVTQVAAALSSSPSSSFLPTSTASVWNCLQNISLYNSKQQGEISTIPLIKIIETEYPQFNWVAILVEMFIIISITVSFLTIGSALVHTLSGWLDSLWTQDHFINYAAVHVKSKCECCSGKCVCRSFLSLAAFGIVFSVAMLEPKGFVTMLDKVASLVLNLEAGFFVFVMIKMSRRKNYKDLKVPWRLNRFIYPFHYLVFIYFTFAVFYDVFVTIYEIVMKKELRF; this comes from the exons ATGTGTGATAGGTCTCCATCAAAGATGGCCGACAATGATGCGCTCTCTCGGCTCGTAGAAGATGATACTGCTAGCAACAGAGGCACTGGGAAAAGATGTCGCGGAAAAAGCTTGACATTTATTTATCTAAATTGCT ATTTTGTTACCATTGCCACAATCTTGGGCACTGGAATCCTGG GTCTACCAGTAACACTTTCATCTTCTGGCTTGTATCCCTTCTTGGTTTCTTTTGCGATCGGATATATCATTCAG GGTCTGCTTATTTACTTCTTCACGGATCTGCTACAGAGAGCCTATGCTGTGCAAGCAGAGAAAGGAAAG CAAGTTGAGCAGAGTGGCTGTACAGAAGAACAG GCCCTGGGTACGGAACAAGAGAGCATACCGCTGCAGCAAGTTGAAGATGAGGACGACGACGATGAGGAGGATGAGGTGTTCAGCAGAGACAATGTGCAGAATGGTGGAAGCAAAGTGGATTTTTCAG ATGGTATGCTGGCTGGACATGTAATTATTCCAAAGGGGGAGGAGATTCAGtaccctaatttgcatatgctGGGGGCGCTCTTCCTACCATGTTGCATCAGACAGTTGTTTGATGTTGTAATCTTCTTGCATTT CATTGCGATCCTTATCAGCTACGCATTGGCAGGCAGTGAAGCATATGCAGTGTTAATAAACACAAA CCATCTTTATGTCATCCCTGTGTTTGTCTGGGTCTTGGCGTTTGCCATAGTCTTTGCTCGGTCCTGCATACAGCCCGTTGTGTCAGTGCTAACATTCATCAAGGGGTCGCTGCTAGTTGCTACA GTGGCAGTGACCTTCATCATTGGAACTGAGGTTGCCAACGAAGTTGACAATGACTTCAGGTACATCGGGTCACCATTCCTGATGGGCACAGTGGCCCTGG GAGGTGTGATCAATGTGATGCCAATGTTGTTTGGAAAGATAGCTCCAGTGGAAACACAG GTGAAGGGATTCTTCCGATCAGTGTTTGCTGGGCTGACGACGTGTGCGGTATTAAATATTATATG GTGTTGGGCAATACTTGAAATTGTACCACAACTAGACTGCTTGCCTGGCCTGATGGGCAGACAGGTTGCCGACAACTCAAGCATGGTTACGCCAAGTGCACAACCCACGTCTACAGGGACAGCAGCAGTCTCCATAGCAACAGCCACAGCAACGCAAACAGCCAAGCAGACGGTGACACAAGTGGCAGCAGCTTTGTCATCATCGCCTTCGTCATCGTTTCTGCCTACATCAACTGCATCTGTCTGGAACTGCCTGCAAAATATATCTCTATACAA TTCTAAACAACAAGGTGAAATTTCCACCATACCTCTTATAAAA ATTATTGAAACAGAGTATCCACAATTTAACTGGGTAGCCATTTTAGTGGAGATGTTCATCATAATCAGCATAACCGTATCATTTCTTACGATTGGATCGGCCCTTGTTCATACAC TGTCTGGATGGCTTGATTCACTGTGGACGCAAGATCATTTCATCAACTATGCCGCTGTACATGTCAAAAGTAAATGTGAATGCTGTTCtggaaaatg CGTATGCCGATCATTTCTTTCTCTGGCTGCTTTTGGTATAGTCTTTTCAGTTGCTATGCTAGAGCCAAAG GGTTTTGTGACGATGCTTGACAAAGTAGCGTCTCTAGTACTTAATTTGGAAGCTGGGTTTTTCGTCTTTGTGATGATCAAAATGTCCAGGAGGAAAAATTACAA AGATTTAAAGGTACCCTGGCGGTTGAACAGGTTTATTTACCCCTTTCATTACCTGGTATTTATTTACTTCACGTTTGCCGTCTTCTACGACGTCTTTGTGACCATCTACGAGATTGTCATGAAGAAGGAGCTGAGGTTCTGA
- the LOC139118976 gene encoding uncharacterized protein isoform X2, which translates to MCDRSPSKMADNDALSRLVEDDTASNRGTGKRCRGKSLTFIYLNCYFVTIATILGTGILGLPVTLSSSGLYPFLVSFAIGYIIQGLLIYFFTDLLQRAYAVQAEKGKALGTEQESIPLQQVEDEDDDDEEDEVFSRDNVQNGGSKVDFSDGMLAGHVIIPKGEEIQYPNLHMLGALFLPCCIRQLFDVVIFLHFIAILISYALAGSEAYAVLINTNHLYVIPVFVWVLAFAIVFARSCIQPVVSVLTFIKGSLLVATVAVTFIIGTEVANEVDNDFRYIGSPFLMGTVALGGVINVMPMLFGKIAPVETQVKGFFRSVFAGLTTCAVLNIIWCWAILEIVPQLDCLPGLMGRQVADNSSMVTPSAQPTSTGTAAVSIATATATQTAKQTVTQVAAALSSSPSSSFLPTSTASVWNCLQNISLYNSKQQGEISTIPLIKIIETEYPQFNWVAILVEMFIIISITVSFLTIGSALVHTLSGWLDSLWTQDHFINYAAVHVKSKCECCSGKCVCRSFLSLAAFGIVFSVAMLEPKGFVTMLDKVASLVLNLEAGFFVFVMIKMSRRKNYKDLKVPWRLNRFIYPFHYLVFIYFTFAVFYDVFVTIYEIVMKKELRF; encoded by the exons ATGTGTGATAGGTCTCCATCAAAGATGGCCGACAATGATGCGCTCTCTCGGCTCGTAGAAGATGATACTGCTAGCAACAGAGGCACTGGGAAAAGATGTCGCGGAAAAAGCTTGACATTTATTTATCTAAATTGCT ATTTTGTTACCATTGCCACAATCTTGGGCACTGGAATCCTGG GTCTACCAGTAACACTTTCATCTTCTGGCTTGTATCCCTTCTTGGTTTCTTTTGCGATCGGATATATCATTCAG GGTCTGCTTATTTACTTCTTCACGGATCTGCTACAGAGAGCCTATGCTGTGCAAGCAGAGAAAGGAAAG GCCCTGGGTACGGAACAAGAGAGCATACCGCTGCAGCAAGTTGAAGATGAGGACGACGACGATGAGGAGGATGAGGTGTTCAGCAGAGACAATGTGCAGAATGGTGGAAGCAAAGTGGATTTTTCAG ATGGTATGCTGGCTGGACATGTAATTATTCCAAAGGGGGAGGAGATTCAGtaccctaatttgcatatgctGGGGGCGCTCTTCCTACCATGTTGCATCAGACAGTTGTTTGATGTTGTAATCTTCTTGCATTT CATTGCGATCCTTATCAGCTACGCATTGGCAGGCAGTGAAGCATATGCAGTGTTAATAAACACAAA CCATCTTTATGTCATCCCTGTGTTTGTCTGGGTCTTGGCGTTTGCCATAGTCTTTGCTCGGTCCTGCATACAGCCCGTTGTGTCAGTGCTAACATTCATCAAGGGGTCGCTGCTAGTTGCTACA GTGGCAGTGACCTTCATCATTGGAACTGAGGTTGCCAACGAAGTTGACAATGACTTCAGGTACATCGGGTCACCATTCCTGATGGGCACAGTGGCCCTGG GAGGTGTGATCAATGTGATGCCAATGTTGTTTGGAAAGATAGCTCCAGTGGAAACACAG GTGAAGGGATTCTTCCGATCAGTGTTTGCTGGGCTGACGACGTGTGCGGTATTAAATATTATATG GTGTTGGGCAATACTTGAAATTGTACCACAACTAGACTGCTTGCCTGGCCTGATGGGCAGACAGGTTGCCGACAACTCAAGCATGGTTACGCCAAGTGCACAACCCACGTCTACAGGGACAGCAGCAGTCTCCATAGCAACAGCCACAGCAACGCAAACAGCCAAGCAGACGGTGACACAAGTGGCAGCAGCTTTGTCATCATCGCCTTCGTCATCGTTTCTGCCTACATCAACTGCATCTGTCTGGAACTGCCTGCAAAATATATCTCTATACAA TTCTAAACAACAAGGTGAAATTTCCACCATACCTCTTATAAAA ATTATTGAAACAGAGTATCCACAATTTAACTGGGTAGCCATTTTAGTGGAGATGTTCATCATAATCAGCATAACCGTATCATTTCTTACGATTGGATCGGCCCTTGTTCATACAC TGTCTGGATGGCTTGATTCACTGTGGACGCAAGATCATTTCATCAACTATGCCGCTGTACATGTCAAAAGTAAATGTGAATGCTGTTCtggaaaatg CGTATGCCGATCATTTCTTTCTCTGGCTGCTTTTGGTATAGTCTTTTCAGTTGCTATGCTAGAGCCAAAG GGTTTTGTGACGATGCTTGACAAAGTAGCGTCTCTAGTACTTAATTTGGAAGCTGGGTTTTTCGTCTTTGTGATGATCAAAATGTCCAGGAGGAAAAATTACAA AGATTTAAAGGTACCCTGGCGGTTGAACAGGTTTATTTACCCCTTTCATTACCTGGTATTTATTTACTTCACGTTTGCCGTCTTCTACGACGTCTTTGTGACCATCTACGAGATTGTCATGAAGAAGGAGCTGAGGTTCTGA
- the LOC139118974 gene encoding S-formylglutathione hydrolase-like: MLFGRLLHQARKMAAITQVSSNKMFGGLQKVYSHESAECKCKMTFGVYLPPAAETDKCPVLYWLSGLTCTEQNFVTKAGAQRVAAELGIIVVAPDTSPRGCNIEGEDESYDFGSGAGFYVDATEEKWKTNYRMYSYVTKELPEIINKNFPTKPESASIFGHSMGGHGALICAFKNPGKYKSVSAFAPICNPVVCPWGQKAFTGYLGSNQETWKEHDATHLVAKYNGPILDILIDQGKDDNFLAGQLFPENFVSACRENKVPVVLRMQEGYDHSYFFIATFVEDHIRHHAKYLKA; the protein is encoded by the exons ATGTTGTTCGGTCGACTCCTCCATCAAG CTcgcaagatggccgccataacTCAAGTCTCGTCGAATAAAATGTTCGGTGGGTTGCAGAAGGTATATTCCCACGAAAG CGCTGAATGCAAGTGTAAAATGACGTTTGGTGTTTACTTGCCACCAGCTGCAGAAACTGATAAATGTCCCGTACTCTACTGGCTCTCAG GATTAACATGTACTGAGCAGAACTTTGTAACCAAGGCTGGAGCTCAGAGAGTGGCCGCAGAGCTTGGCATCATTGTTGTTGCCCCGGATACAAGTCCTC GAGGTTGTAACATTGAAGGGGAGGATGAGAGCTATGACTTCGGTAGTGGTGCTGGATTTTATGTTGATGCTACTGAAGAGAAATGGAAGACCAACTACAGAATGTATTCATATGTCACCAAGGAG TTACCTGAAATTATCAACAAGAACTTTCCTACAAAGCCAGAGTCAGCATCCATTTTTGGACACAG CATGGGTGGACATGGTGCTCTGATATGTGCTTTCAAGAACCCTGGCAAGTACAAG AGTGTGTCAGCATTTGCCCCAATCTGTAACCCAGTCGTCTGTCCATGGGGTCAGAAAGCATTCACTGGTTACCTTGGTTCAAATCAGGAAACTTGGAAG GAACATGATGCAACTCATTTGGTCGCCAAGTACAACGGTCCAATCTTGGATATTTTGATCGACCAG GGCAAAGATGATAACTTCCTCGCTGGACAACTTTTCCCCGAAAATTTTGTATCGGCGTGCCGTGAAAACAAAGTTCCAGTTGTACTGAGAATGCAAGAG GGCTACGACCATAGTTACTTCTTCATTGCCACGTTTGTTGAAGATCATATCAGACACCACGCCAAATATCTGAAAGCGTAA